Proteins encoded by one window of Vicinamibacterales bacterium:
- a CDS encoding response regulator: MTSIGSGTLAGGARAASRVLVVDDSDQLVGLVAAWLEDAGYLVSTATTGRVAMAAAVAERPDLVLLDLILPPPDGFALCRMLQAASVRPAVVVMTGIADPVRLRQLDGLGVFAILQKPLTQQVVLDAVGRAIYFGVMNSGR, translated from the coding sequence ATGACGTCCATCGGATCCGGCACCCTGGCGGGGGGCGCCCGCGCCGCGTCGCGCGTCCTGGTCGTCGACGACTCCGATCAGCTCGTCGGCCTCGTCGCCGCCTGGCTCGAAGACGCCGGGTATCTGGTCAGCACGGCGACCACCGGACGGGTCGCGATGGCGGCGGCCGTCGCCGAGCGGCCGGACCTCGTCCTGCTCGATCTCATCCTGCCGCCGCCCGACGGCTTCGCGCTCTGCCGGATGCTGCAGGCGGCGAGCGTACGCCCGGCCGTCGTCGTCATGACGGGGATCGCCGATCCCGTGAGGCTGCGGCAGCTCGACGGACTGGGCGTCTTCGCGATCCTGCAGAAGCCGCTCACCCAGCAGGTCGTGCTCGACGCCGTCGGCCGCGCGATCTATTTCGGCGTGATGAACAGCGGCCGGTGA
- the murJ gene encoding murein biosynthesis integral membrane protein MurJ — protein sequence MAGSRAAARPRVRAGADALVAAGILASRLSGLARTTIFSYFFGLQSDAADAFSAAVRIPNLLQNLFGEGALSGSFIPIHAGLRAQGRDAEAAQTARTVFALLMLLISVLVLLGMLTAPWLTHAIAGGYTGAKYELTVRLVRILFPGAGMLVAAAWCLGVLNSHGKFLLSYASGMAWNAGMIGALLLFGPDSRLHLDHLAVMLAWGSVAGSALQFAVQAPVAFGLSRGGGVALSDPVRRAIRDFFPVLVSRGSVQISAYIDQYIASFLPTGAVTGLTNTSMIYTLPVSLFGISVSAAQLPALSRDAANADTARLRERIDVGLARLAFFVVPSAVAFAAVGDVIAGVLLQHGRFSAADSRIVWTMLAGSAIGLVASTQSRLYSVAHYALGDTKKPLRFALVRIAFVSVLGWISAFYVPRWLGLAAISGAAGLTASAGFAGWIEFALLRRSLNQRIGRTGIPATRMLVLWASAAAAAAVAWGVKLSLPWSSPLMRGAVILSAFGLTYLACAALAGVDVMRQFLRD from the coding sequence GTGGCCGGTAGTCGCGCCGCGGCGCGTCCGCGCGTCCGGGCCGGCGCCGATGCGCTGGTGGCCGCCGGCATCCTCGCCAGCCGCCTGTCGGGCCTGGCGCGGACGACGATCTTTTCGTATTTCTTCGGCCTGCAGTCCGACGCCGCCGACGCGTTCAGCGCCGCGGTGCGCATCCCCAACCTGCTGCAGAACCTCTTCGGCGAAGGGGCGCTCTCGGGCTCGTTCATTCCGATTCACGCCGGGCTGCGCGCGCAGGGGCGCGACGCCGAGGCGGCGCAGACGGCGCGAACCGTATTCGCACTGCTGATGCTGCTGATATCCGTGCTGGTGCTGCTCGGCATGCTGACGGCCCCCTGGCTGACGCACGCGATCGCCGGCGGTTACACCGGCGCAAAGTACGAGCTGACCGTCCGGCTGGTGCGGATCCTGTTCCCTGGCGCCGGCATGCTGGTCGCGGCGGCGTGGTGTCTCGGCGTGCTGAACAGCCACGGAAAGTTCCTGCTGTCGTACGCATCGGGAATGGCCTGGAATGCCGGCATGATCGGCGCCCTCCTGCTCTTCGGCCCCGACAGCCGGCTCCATCTCGATCATCTCGCGGTCATGCTCGCCTGGGGATCGGTCGCCGGGAGCGCGCTGCAGTTCGCCGTGCAGGCGCCGGTCGCGTTCGGGTTGTCGCGGGGCGGCGGCGTCGCCCTCTCCGACCCCGTCCGCCGGGCGATCCGGGATTTCTTCCCGGTCCTCGTCAGCCGCGGCTCTGTGCAGATTTCGGCCTACATCGACCAGTACATCGCCAGCTTTCTGCCGACCGGCGCGGTGACGGGCCTGACCAACACGTCGATGATCTACACGCTGCCGGTCAGCCTGTTCGGCATCTCCGTGTCCGCCGCGCAACTTCCCGCCCTGTCACGCGACGCCGCGAACGCCGACACCGCCCGGCTGCGCGAACGCATCGACGTCGGCCTGGCCCGCCTCGCCTTCTTCGTGGTGCCGTCGGCGGTCGCCTTTGCCGCGGTGGGCGACGTGATCGCCGGCGTGCTGCTGCAGCACGGCCGCTTCAGCGCGGCCGACTCGCGGATCGTCTGGACCATGCTGGCGGGCTCGGCCATCGGCCTCGTCGCGTCGACGCAATCGCGTCTCTATTCGGTCGCCCACTACGCGCTCGGCGACACGAAAAAACCGCTGCGGTTCGCGCTCGTCCGCATTGCGTTCGTGAGCGTACTCGGCTGGATCTCCGCGTTCTACGTGCCGCGATGGCTCGGCCTCGCCGCCATCTCGGGCGCCGCCGGCCTGACCGCATCGGCTGGCTTCGCCGGCTGGATCGAGTTCGCGCTGCTGCGGCGGAGCCTCAACCAGCGCATCGGCCGCACCGGCATTCCCGCCACGCGGATGCTCGTGCTGTGGGCATCGGCCGCCGCCGCCGCGGCGGTGGCCTGGGGCGTCAAGCTCTCCCTGCCGTGGAGCAGCCCGCTGATGCGCGGCGCCGTGATCCTGTCGGCCTTCGGTCTGACGTATCTCGCCTGCGCGGCGCTCGCCGGCGTCGATGTGATGCGGCAGTTCCTGCGCGACTGA
- a CDS encoding M20/M25/M40 family metallo-hydrolase, giving the protein MQRGWLAAAVFAVAGVTVLAQADTLARIREEAHTRSQAQVYFSTLTDEFGPRLAGTPAYKRSADWALSRMKEIGLADPHLEPWRFGRGWVLDHLVVEMVEPRYMPLIGYAEAWSPSTKGEIVATPVIIGGRSAADVTAMKDTLAGAMVMTSPDAAFIREDRPQPTQSDAAVRIGQPAPVLPRGNPAETRAIGDAILAAGPAVTIRTSEGEHGTVFVLGTDRGDRGVPSIVLAGEHYNMVARMVRRGIPVKLRINVQAHYVTDDLDSYNVVAELPGSDPALASQIVMLGAHLDSWHTGTGASDNADGVAVMLESMRILKTLGLQSKRTIRVALWGGEEEGLLGSKAYVARHFEGDANKAARDRLFLYLNIDPATGPIYGWYMQDSEPAKALFDGWLAPLKTDGARRNVIAGIGNTDHLSFRAAGLPGFNPIQEYKDYDVRMHHTNVDLYERVNEKDLQQNAIVMAWFAWQAANTDQPIPRPSPAASGR; this is encoded by the coding sequence ATGCAGCGAGGGTGGCTCGCGGCCGCCGTGTTCGCGGTGGCCGGGGTTACGGTGCTGGCGCAGGCCGACACGCTGGCGCGCATTCGCGAAGAGGCCCATACCCGGTCGCAGGCGCAGGTCTACTTCTCGACGCTGACCGACGAGTTCGGTCCCCGCCTCGCCGGAACGCCTGCCTACAAGCGGTCGGCGGATTGGGCGCTGTCGCGGATGAAGGAGATCGGGCTGGCGGATCCGCATCTCGAGCCGTGGCGGTTCGGGCGCGGCTGGGTGCTCGATCACCTCGTGGTCGAGATGGTGGAACCCAGGTACATGCCGCTCATCGGTTATGCCGAGGCCTGGTCGCCCTCGACCAAGGGGGAGATCGTGGCGACGCCGGTCATCATCGGCGGCCGTTCCGCCGCCGACGTGACGGCGATGAAGGACACACTCGCCGGCGCGATGGTGATGACGTCACCCGACGCGGCGTTCATCCGCGAGGATCGGCCGCAGCCGACGCAGTCGGACGCAGCCGTCCGCATCGGGCAGCCGGCACCGGTGCTGCCGCGCGGCAATCCGGCCGAGACGCGCGCGATCGGCGACGCCATACTCGCGGCAGGTCCGGCGGTGACGATCCGCACGAGCGAGGGGGAACACGGCACCGTGTTCGTGCTCGGTACCGATCGCGGCGATCGGGGCGTGCCGTCGATCGTGCTCGCCGGCGAACACTACAACATGGTCGCGCGGATGGTGCGACGCGGCATCCCGGTCAAGCTGCGCATCAACGTCCAGGCGCACTACGTCACCGACGATCTCGACAGCTACAACGTCGTCGCGGAGCTGCCCGGCAGCGATCCCGCGCTCGCCTCGCAGATCGTGATGCTCGGCGCGCACCTCGATTCATGGCACACCGGCACCGGCGCCTCCGACAACGCCGACGGCGTCGCCGTCATGCTGGAGTCGATGCGGATCCTGAAGACGCTCGGGCTGCAGTCGAAGCGGACCATCCGGGTCGCGCTGTGGGGCGGCGAGGAAGAGGGGCTGCTTGGTTCGAAGGCCTACGTGGCCAGGCATTTCGAGGGAGACGCCAACAAGGCGGCCCGCGACCGTCTGTTCCTGTATCTCAACATCGATCCGGCGACGGGGCCGATCTACGGGTGGTACATGCAGGACAGCGAACCCGCCAAGGCGCTCTTCGACGGCTGGCTGGCACCCCTGAAGACCGACGGCGCGCGCCGCAACGTCATCGCGGGCATCGGCAACACCGATCATCTCAGCTTCCGCGCCGCCGGCCTCCCCGGCTTCAACCCGATCCAGGAATACAAGGACTACGACGTCCGGATGCACCATACCAACGTCGACCTGTACGAGCGCGTCAACGAGAAGGACCTGCAGCAGAACGCGATCGTCATGGCCTGGTTCGCGTGGCAGGCGGCCAACACCGACCAGCCGATTCCGCGTCCAAGTCCGGCGGCGAGTGGCCGGTAG
- a CDS encoding response regulator, whose protein sequence is MSAGEPALVLLVEDDPDGRLLFADWLRDAGFRVETAHNGLQALERAVELRPDAILTDLDIPGIDGYELTRRIKNGPWTASVPVLAVTGYGPFTQDPSRADRAGCDAILPKPCDRGDLITTLNELIAAARRQQNA, encoded by the coding sequence GTGTCCGCGGGCGAGCCTGCTCTGGTCCTACTCGTAGAAGACGATCCCGACGGGCGATTACTGTTCGCCGACTGGTTGCGCGACGCCGGCTTCCGGGTGGAAACGGCGCACAACGGCCTGCAGGCGCTCGAGCGCGCAGTCGAACTCCGTCCGGACGCGATTCTCACCGACCTCGACATCCCGGGCATCGACGGCTACGAGCTGACACGCCGCATCAAGAACGGCCCGTGGACCGCCTCGGTGCCGGTGCTGGCCGTGACGGGCTATGGTCCATTCACGCAGGATCCCTCCCGCGCCGACCGCGCCGGTTGCGACGCAATTCTGCCCAAGCCCTGCGATCGCGGCGACCTCATCACGACGCTGAATGAGCTGATTGCCGCGGCGCGCCGCCAGCAAAACGCGTAG
- a CDS encoding PHP domain-containing protein, translating into MGVRRTNLKDQIGGDLNIAAASLLQDLALLQPNERSRFGYKRAAKALAAGIDRPIADLIAEGTFREIPCVGAATERVAVELVQTGASPTVDRAVESSPRRTEVEKRRRFRRAYLSRYAMRLAMDARLPASVVSRARYLGDLQMHSTWSDGVETIAGLAEGAAALGWRRIGVTDHSYGLPIARGMSMDAVRRQHREIDALNEELAGRVRVYKGVEANILADGSLDLQADERPLFDYVIASPHSALRSGADQTARMLGAVSLPGVAILGHPQGRMYNNRPGVTADWRRVFREAAARDVAIEIDGNWYRQDVDYELAAIATAEGCLFALDSDAHSLSEFAFTDYAIAIARVAAIPAERVVNCWDDPTFDAWLDSRRAGTRADRPRA; encoded by the coding sequence GTGGGCGTGAGACGGACCAACTTGAAAGATCAGATCGGCGGTGATCTCAACATCGCCGCCGCGAGCCTGTTGCAGGATCTCGCGCTCCTGCAGCCGAACGAGCGCAGCCGTTTCGGCTACAAGCGCGCGGCGAAAGCGCTGGCGGCCGGTATCGATCGGCCGATCGCCGATCTGATTGCCGAGGGCACCTTCCGCGAAATCCCGTGCGTGGGCGCGGCGACAGAGCGCGTGGCGGTCGAACTGGTGCAGACCGGCGCCTCGCCGACCGTCGACCGCGCGGTCGAGAGTTCGCCGCGGCGGACTGAGGTGGAGAAGCGGCGGCGGTTCCGCCGCGCGTACCTGAGCCGCTATGCCATGCGGTTGGCGATGGACGCGCGGCTGCCGGCATCGGTGGTGTCGCGCGCCCGGTATCTCGGCGACCTGCAGATGCACTCGACCTGGAGCGATGGGGTCGAAACGATCGCGGGGCTGGCGGAAGGTGCCGCCGCGCTCGGCTGGAGACGGATCGGCGTCACCGACCATTCGTATGGGCTGCCGATCGCGCGGGGCATGAGCATGGACGCCGTTCGACGGCAGCATCGCGAGATCGACGCGCTCAACGAGGAGCTGGCCGGCCGCGTACGCGTCTACAAGGGGGTCGAGGCCAACATTCTCGCCGACGGCTCTCTGGATCTGCAGGCTGACGAACGCCCGCTCTTCGACTACGTGATCGCGTCGCCCCACTCGGCGCTGCGTTCCGGCGCCGACCAGACCGCGCGTATGCTGGGCGCCGTGTCGCTCCCAGGCGTCGCCATACTGGGCCACCCCCAGGGACGCATGTACAACAACCGGCCGGGCGTGACCGCCGACTGGCGGCGCGTCTTCCGCGAAGCGGCGGCGCGCGACGTGGCGATCGAGATCGACGGGAATTGGTACCGGCAGGATGTGGACTACGAGCTGGCCGCGATCGCCACCGCCGAGGGCTGCCTGTTCGCGCTCGACAGCGACGCGCACAGCCTTTCCGAGTTCGCGTTCACCGACTATGCGATCGCGATCGCCCGGGTCGCCGCGATCCCGGCCGAGCGCGTGGTCAACTGCTGGGACGACCCGACGTTCGACGCGTGGCTGGATTCGAGGCGCGCCGGGACGCGAGCCGATCGACCGCGCGCCTGA
- a CDS encoding hydroxymethylglutaryl-CoA lyase codes for MRQLPSHVRIVEVGPRDGLQNEAAPIATTDKIAFVDRLADAGHAAIEVSAFVSPTWVPQMADAADVFAGIRRRHGTTYSALVPNLAGLDRAIEARADEVAIFAAASESFSRRNINQTIAESLRQYTGVCARARDAGLRVRAYVSTAFGCPFEGEVSPDAVATVSAALVEMGAYEVAVSDTIGIAHPAQVPRLLDAVTRRVPLERIALHFHDTRGTALVNVLAALQHGVAVFDASAGGLGGCPYAPGATGNLATEDLLYMLDGYGIQTGVNIDGVLAASRALEPRLGHLLASRYAAAVRHR; via the coding sequence ATGCGCCAGCTGCCCAGCCACGTTCGGATCGTCGAGGTCGGCCCGCGCGACGGGCTGCAGAACGAGGCCGCGCCGATCGCCACCACCGACAAGATCGCCTTCGTCGATCGCCTCGCCGACGCTGGGCACGCGGCAATCGAGGTGTCGGCGTTCGTCAGCCCGACCTGGGTGCCGCAGATGGCCGACGCCGCGGACGTGTTCGCGGGGATCCGCCGGCGGCACGGCACGACCTACTCGGCGCTCGTGCCCAACCTCGCGGGACTCGATCGCGCGATCGAGGCGCGCGCCGACGAAGTGGCGATCTTCGCGGCGGCGTCGGAGTCGTTCAGCCGCCGCAACATCAACCAGACGATCGCGGAATCGCTGCGCCAGTACACCGGGGTCTGCGCCAGGGCGCGGGACGCGGGGCTGCGGGTGCGTGCCTATGTCTCGACGGCGTTCGGGTGCCCGTTCGAAGGCGAGGTGTCGCCGGACGCCGTGGCCACCGTGAGCGCGGCGCTGGTCGAGATGGGCGCCTACGAGGTGGCGGTCAGCGACACGATCGGCATCGCGCACCCGGCGCAGGTGCCGCGGCTGCTCGACGCGGTTACGCGCCGCGTCCCTCTCGAGCGGATCGCGCTGCACTTCCACGACACGCGCGGCACCGCGCTCGTGAACGTCCTTGCCGCGCTCCAGCACGGCGTGGCCGTCTTCGACGCCTCGGCCGGCGGTCTGGGCGGCTGCCCGTATGCGCCGGGGGCCACCGGCAACCTCGCGACCGAGGATCTCCTCTACATGCTCGACGGCTACGGCATCCAGACCGGCGTCAACATCGACGGCGTGCTCGCCGCGTCGCGCGCGCTCGAGCCGCGGCTCGGTCATCTCCTCGCTTCGCGCTACGCCGCGGCGGTTCGCCACCGCTGA
- a CDS encoding biotin/lipoyl-containing protein produces the protein MSLTVTRGPAAGELLVRDGDRTQRMFVVAVGEVTWVFDRGDVYRLEDEAAPRRTQPTHASLTSPMPATVIGINVSAGDQVEAGQTLIVLEAMKMELPVRASGEGRVRAVHCKVGDLVQPDVSLIDLE, from the coding sequence ATGAGCCTGACGGTCACCCGTGGCCCGGCCGCCGGCGAGCTCCTCGTGCGCGACGGCGATCGGACGCAGCGGATGTTCGTCGTGGCCGTCGGCGAAGTCACGTGGGTCTTCGATCGAGGGGACGTCTATCGTCTGGAGGACGAAGCGGCGCCGCGCCGGACGCAGCCCACCCACGCGTCGCTGACCTCGCCCATGCCCGCGACGGTGATCGGCATCAACGTCTCTGCGGGCGACCAGGTCGAGGCGGGACAGACGCTGATTGTGCTCGAAGCGATGAAGATGGAGCTGCCGGTGCGCGCGTCCGGCGAGGGACGCGTCCGGGCCGTGCACTGCAAGGTCGGCGATCTGGTGCAACCGGACGTCAGCCTGATCGATCTCGAGTGA
- a CDS encoding biotin carboxylase N-terminal domain-containing protein, whose protein sequence is MAVRRLLIANRGEIALRIVRACRELGVETVAVYSDPDATAPHVRAADFAVRVGPAPAAESYLRIPVILDAAASTGADAVHPGYGFLSERAAFARACEAAGLIFVGPPPAAIDAMGSKIGARRLMEAAGVPVVPGRTPTDQGDPGIAAAANEIGFPVLIKASAGGGGKGMRVAREAGALAEAIPSARREAQAAFGDGTLYVERLVERPRPVEIQVFADAHGHAVHLFERDCSVQRRHQKVIEESPSTALTPALRARMGEAAVAAARACGYVNAGTIEFLLEGQGDAARFYFLEMNTRLQVEHPVTELVTGTDLVRAQLHVAAGGDLPWTQAQLTQRGHAIECRVYAEDPAAGFLPQAGPLLLYREPSGPGIRVDSGVEEGAEVPVQYDPMLAKLTVAADTRDGAIARAIAALRSFPVLGVRTNIPFLIAVLAHPAFAAGAIDTGFIDAHLTDLLRVPEPSPAVRAAAAFARTAGRPSSPLAPPAADAWADLRGWGR, encoded by the coding sequence ATGGCTGTCCGGCGGCTCCTGATCGCCAACCGCGGCGAAATCGCGCTGCGGATCGTGCGAGCCTGCCGCGAGCTCGGCGTCGAGACGGTCGCGGTGTATTCCGATCCGGATGCGACCGCGCCGCACGTGCGCGCCGCCGACTTCGCGGTGCGCGTCGGACCCGCGCCCGCAGCGGAGAGCTACCTGCGGATCCCGGTGATCCTCGACGCCGCGGCGTCGACGGGGGCCGACGCGGTCCATCCCGGCTACGGGTTTCTGTCCGAGCGCGCCGCGTTCGCGCGGGCCTGCGAGGCGGCGGGATTGATCTTCGTCGGGCCGCCGCCGGCCGCGATCGACGCCATGGGCTCGAAGATCGGCGCACGCCGGCTGATGGAGGCGGCAGGGGTCCCCGTCGTGCCCGGCCGAACCCCCACCGACCAGGGCGACCCCGGGATCGCGGCAGCCGCGAACGAGATCGGGTTTCCCGTGCTGATCAAGGCGTCGGCCGGCGGCGGCGGCAAGGGGATGCGCGTCGCGCGCGAGGCCGGCGCGCTGGCCGAGGCCATTCCCTCGGCGCGGCGTGAGGCGCAGGCGGCGTTTGGCGACGGTACGCTCTACGTCGAACGGCTGGTCGAGCGACCGCGCCCCGTGGAGATCCAGGTCTTCGCCGACGCGCACGGACACGCTGTCCACCTCTTCGAGCGCGACTGCTCCGTGCAGCGGCGGCACCAGAAGGTGATCGAGGAGAGCCCGTCGACGGCGCTCACGCCGGCCTTGCGCGCGCGCATGGGCGAGGCGGCAGTCGCGGCGGCCCGCGCCTGCGGCTACGTCAACGCGGGCACGATCGAGTTCCTGCTCGAAGGGCAGGGCGACGCGGCACGGTTCTATTTTCTCGAGATGAACACGCGACTCCAGGTCGAGCATCCGGTCACCGAACTGGTCACCGGCACCGATCTGGTGCGCGCGCAGCTGCACGTCGCGGCCGGCGGCGATCTGCCGTGGACCCAGGCCCAGCTGACGCAGCGCGGCCATGCGATCGAGTGCCGCGTCTACGCCGAGGATCCGGCGGCTGGCTTCCTGCCCCAGGCCGGCCCGCTGCTGCTCTACCGGGAGCCGTCGGGACCAGGTATTCGCGTCGACAGCGGCGTCGAAGAAGGGGCCGAGGTCCCGGTGCAGTACGACCCGATGCTGGCGAAGCTGACCGTCGCCGCCGACACGCGCGACGGCGCGATTGCGCGCGCTATCGCGGCGCTGCGATCGTTCCCCGTGCTCGGCGTGCGGACCAACATCCCGTTCCTCATCGCGGTGCTCGCGCACCCGGCCTTCGCCGCCGGCGCGATCGACACCGGCTTCATCGACGCGCACCTGACCGATCTGCTGCGCGTCCCTGAACCGTCGCCGGCCGTCCGGGCCGCCGCCGCGTTCGCGCGGACAGCCGGCCGTCCCTCGTCGCCGCTGGCGCCGCCCGCCGCGGATGCGTGGGCGGACTTGCGCGGGTGGGGACGATGA
- a CDS encoding enoyl-CoA hydratase-related protein produces the protein MTLLVAEDGPVLRVTLNRPDVRNAFDESLMAELTSWAESVTADGQARVAVLAGAGKAFCAGADLTWMSKMVGYSRDENVRDARMMARMFAALDALPIPLIGRVHGAALGGGVGLAAVCDIVVAAEDAMFGFTEVKLGILPAVIAPYALAKIGRSAARELFLTGARFSAARAREVGLVHAIGDAAEIDRIVAKYVNDLLTSAPRAVAAAKELIAAVAGADRTAAAELTVNAIADRRVSPEGQEGMRAFLDKRIPSWLSGGS, from the coding sequence ATGACGCTACTCGTCGCTGAAGACGGACCGGTCCTGCGCGTCACGCTCAACCGGCCCGACGTGCGCAACGCGTTCGACGAATCGCTCATGGCCGAGCTGACCAGCTGGGCGGAGTCGGTAACGGCCGACGGCCAGGCCCGCGTCGCGGTGCTCGCCGGCGCCGGCAAGGCGTTCTGCGCTGGCGCGGATCTGACGTGGATGTCGAAGATGGTCGGCTACTCGCGCGACGAGAACGTCCGCGACGCCCGCATGATGGCCCGGATGTTCGCCGCGCTCGACGCACTGCCCATTCCGCTCATCGGGCGCGTCCACGGCGCGGCGCTCGGCGGCGGCGTCGGCCTGGCCGCGGTCTGCGACATCGTCGTCGCGGCCGAGGATGCGATGTTCGGGTTCACCGAGGTGAAGCTGGGGATCCTGCCCGCGGTCATCGCGCCGTACGCGCTCGCCAAGATTGGCCGGTCGGCCGCGCGCGAACTCTTCCTGACCGGCGCGCGATTCTCGGCGGCCCGCGCGCGGGAGGTCGGCCTGGTGCATGCGATCGGCGATGCGGCCGAGATCGATCGCATCGTCGCCAAATACGTCAACGATCTGTTGACCTCGGCTCCGCGCGCGGTGGCCGCCGCCAAGGAGCTGATCGCCGCGGTCGCGGGGGCGGACCGCACGGCGGCTGCCGAACTGACCGTCAATGCCATCGCCGACCGGCGGGTTTCGCCGGAAGGCCAGGAAGGCATGCGCGCCTTCCTCGACAAACGCATTCCGTCATGGCTGTCCGGCGGCTCCTGA
- a CDS encoding carboxyl transferase domain-containing protein encodes MDRLPTHVDVGTADFRRNRDRMAALVAELRERTAQARVGGGEKYMERHRAQGKLPVRERVDRLLDPDSPFLELSPLAAWELYDHDAPAAGVVTGVGRVAGREVLIVANDATVKGGTYYPLTVKKHVRAQEIALQNRLPCVYLVDSGGAFLPLQAEVFPDRDHFGRIFFNQARMSAERIPQIAVVMGSCTAGGAYVPAMSDETIIVRGTGTIFLGGPPLVKAATGEEVTAEELGGADVHTRLSGVADYFAEDDGHALRIARTVVGTLNTVKRLPADVAAPEDPAYDPAEIYGIVSADTRQPYEVREIIARLVDGSRFDEFKARYATTLVTGFARLHGLLVGIVANNGVLFSESALKATHFIELCNLRGVPLIFLQNITGFMVGRQYERGGIAKDGAKMVHAVANSVVPKFTVVIGGSFGAGNYGMCGRAYEPRFLWMWPNSRISVMGGEQAAGVLATVKRDQLARQGQTLGPEEEAAIRDPILEKYDREGSPYYSTARVWDDGILDPAGTRQALALGLSAAFNAPIPDARFGVFRM; translated from the coding sequence ATGGATCGTCTTCCCACCCATGTCGACGTCGGGACTGCGGACTTCCGTCGCAACCGCGACCGCATGGCGGCGCTCGTGGCAGAACTGCGCGAGCGAACGGCCCAGGCGCGGGTCGGCGGCGGGGAGAAATACATGGAGCGCCACCGGGCTCAGGGGAAGCTGCCCGTCCGCGAGAGGGTCGATCGGCTGCTGGACCCGGACTCCCCGTTTCTCGAGCTGTCGCCGCTCGCCGCCTGGGAGCTCTACGACCACGACGCGCCGGCGGCCGGCGTCGTCACCGGCGTCGGACGCGTCGCCGGGCGCGAAGTGCTCATCGTCGCCAACGACGCCACCGTCAAGGGGGGCACCTACTATCCGTTGACCGTGAAGAAGCACGTGCGCGCGCAGGAGATCGCGCTGCAGAACCGGCTCCCCTGCGTCTATCTCGTCGACTCGGGCGGCGCCTTCCTGCCGCTGCAGGCCGAGGTATTCCCCGATCGAGACCACTTCGGACGGATCTTCTTCAATCAGGCGCGCATGTCGGCGGAGCGGATCCCGCAGATCGCGGTGGTGATGGGATCCTGCACGGCCGGCGGCGCTTACGTGCCCGCGATGTCGGACGAAACGATCATCGTCCGCGGCACCGGCACGATCTTCCTGGGCGGACCGCCGCTCGTGAAGGCTGCGACCGGCGAGGAGGTCACAGCCGAGGAACTCGGCGGCGCCGACGTGCACACGCGGCTCTCGGGGGTCGCCGACTACTTCGCCGAGGACGACGGGCACGCGCTCCGGATCGCACGCACCGTCGTCGGCACGCTCAACACCGTCAAGCGGCTGCCGGCCGACGTGGCCGCGCCGGAGGATCCGGCCTACGATCCCGCCGAGATCTACGGCATCGTCAGCGCCGACACGCGCCAGCCGTACGAGGTCCGCGAGATCATCGCCCGGCTGGTGGACGGCTCGCGCTTCGACGAGTTCAAGGCGCGCTACGCCACCACGCTGGTCACCGGCTTCGCGCGGCTGCACGGCCTGCTGGTCGGCATCGTCGCCAACAACGGCGTGCTCTTTTCCGAATCGGCGCTCAAGGCGACACATTTCATCGAGCTGTGCAACCTGCGCGGCGTGCCGCTCATCTTCCTGCAGAACATCACCGGCTTCATGGTCGGCCGCCAGTACGAACGGGGCGGCATCGCCAAGGACGGCGCCAAGATGGTGCACGCGGTGGCCAACTCAGTGGTGCCGAAGTTCACCGTGGTGATCGGCGGCTCGTTCGGCGCGGGCAACTACGGCATGTGCGGCCGCGCCTACGAGCCGCGCTTTCTCTGGATGTGGCCCAACTCCCGCATCTCGGTGATGGGCGGTGAGCAGGCGGCCGGCGTGCTGGCGACTGTCAAACGCGACCAGCTGGCGCGCCAGGGTCAGACGCTCGGTCCCGAAGAGGAAGCGGCGATCCGCGATCCGATCCTCGAGAAGTACGATCGCGAGGGTTCGCCGTACTATTCCACGGCGCGGGTGTGGGACGACGGGATCCTCGATCCCGCGGGGACGCGTCAGGCGCTGGCGCTGGGGCTCTCAGCAGCGTTCAACGCGCCCATCCCGGACGCGCGATTCGGCGTGTTTCGCATGTAG